The DNA segment AAATCGCTAATTGTACGTACCCCTGAAGTGTATAACCAATGGTATTGGATCATTGTGCTTAGTTTTTTTGCAGGATTTTTCCTGGTTCATTTTTTAATGAGCCTTAAATATCCGCAGGCAGATCAGCTGATATTGCCTATAGTTATGCTAATGACTGGTATCTCTTTTCTGACCTTACTGAGTTTACAGGATCCTTTGCGCGATAGGTTTTTGGCTAAAGACAGTCTTATTTTCTTTGGTATGGGTATTATAGGTATCTGTATCCTGCTTTCTTTAAAGCTGCGCAAATTCAATGTGGATTCGCGCTGGTACCGTATGTTTGTCGTAAACAATGCTTTTAGCAAGGCCAACGGCTGGCAATGGGCTTTTGTTGCTTTATGTCTGCTGGCCTTCACTATTGTATTTGGCACAGGGCCTGAAGGCAGTGGTGTAAAGGTAAACCTATTTGGGATACAGCCCAGCGAAATTGTAAAATATGCCATTGTTTTGTTTTTAGCAGGCTTTTTTGCCTCTAATGAACGGTTTATTACCGAATACAGTAGCTGGCACAAAAGATGGTTCTTCTTCTCTTTTGCGCTGGTGGCTATGGTAATGGCTATACTGATGTACCTTGTACTGGGCGACCTTGGCCCGGCAATGGTAGTATGCTTTACCTTTATCATCCTGTTCTCCTTTTCGCGGGGCGATTTTATGATGATGCTAACGGCTATAATCATTTACGTATTCAGCGCCTGGTTCCTGAACATCTGGATAGCGACACTGGTTACAGCTGTGCTGGTATCGGTAGTTATGGTGGTCAATAAAAAAACCAGTGAATCTGCTATAATGATCATCATGGTCATGGCGGCTTTCCTGCTGATCGATCAGGTGCCTTTCCTCGCCAAACTGATTCCAGGACCGGTAAACAGACTAACAGAACGTAAATCTATCTGGCAGGATCCCTGGAACAATGAGGTTTATGGTGGTGATCAGGTTGCCAATGGCATCTGGGCCATGGCCAGCGGTGGCATCAGCGGTCAGGGTGTTGGCCAAGGTTTTGCCAAAACCATTCCTGAAGCGCATACTGATATGATATTGCCAGCTATAGGCGAAGAATTTGGTTGGGCAGGTATTGTAGCCATTTTTGTATTGTTCCTGATCTTTTTACACCGCGCTATTATAATAGGCCGGCAAACGGGTATGCCTTTCCTGTTTTATATGTCGGCCGGTGTAGGAATAAGTCTTTTTATACAGTTTTTATTGATTGCTGGCGGCTCTACCGGAGCTTTACCTTTATCAGGTGTTGCTTTGCCTTTTGTAAGTTACGGCGGCTCCTCTCTGGTAGCAAATATGCTTGCAGCGGGCTTTTTGCTCTCCGTTTCAATGGTCAGGGGTTCGGATGTTCAAATGGCCTATATGACCAAACAGCAGGATAAAAACCTTGTTCCTGCCTTACTTGCTGCAAGTGTAGCCATATTATTGCTCACCATGACCGTATCCAACTATATTATCCACAATAAAAAATGGGTGGTGCAACCGGCGTTGGTGGCCGACCGTAGCGGTTCACGTATGTTCAGCTATAATCCAAGAATTCCTATTCTGATGAATAAACTTGCAGCAGGTGATTTATACGATAGAAACGGACGTATTCTGGCCACGAGCAAACCGGAAAACATTAGAAGACAACTGCTGTTGTTAAAAGAATCAGGTATCAGTTATAACCTTGATTCTGCTGAACATAAACGGGTAGACCGTTATTATCCTTTTGAAGCACAAATGTTTTTTTGGGTTGGCGACAACAATACCGGGATTTTTAATGGCAGCACCAATGGTTATTTTGCAGAATATGAGCATGCAGCAGAGTTAAGGGGCTTCCACACTCCTGTGCTGTCATTTAACACACATGCAAATAAATACCAGGAAAACAGGTTTCTGCCAAGAGGTGTTAAGGAAATGACAGTAAGTAAAAGAGATTATTCTGCTTTAGCACCACTTTTGCTCACAGGCATTAACAGTGCTGAAGTAGAAGAGTTTAAAAAGAGAAACAGAAACGTAAAATTAACCCTGGATGCATCTTTGCAGACAACCATCCAAAATACCATTGCACAAGATACTGCAGTTAACAACAGCCGTGTATCGGTAGTAATTATGGAGGATATTACCGGTGATGTATTGGCTTCTGCGGTGTATCCCCTTCCTCAGATTAATAACTGGGAACTGCTGAACATGTCGACCACGGAACAGAATAAACTGGCTGGCTGGTATACCACTGCCGACCTGGGTTTTACAACGGCTACCCCACCAGGGTCAACCGCTAAGGTGCTTACTGCTATGGCTGCATTTAACAAGTTAGGGCCAAATGCGGCCAAAAGGGTTTTTACAGTAACTGCAGCCGAGCGCATCCGTACCAAAGGCATTGAACCTGATGAAACCGGTAGAATTAACCTGGAACGGGCTTTGGTTAAATCGAATAACGTTTATTTTATTAAATTGGCCAATGAGGAACACCTGCAGAATGAAATGGCAGATCTGTATTTGAAGACCGGTATGTTTTTAAGAGGTGTTGGTGGTTATTATTATGGCAGGGATACCAGCAATATGAAACAGGAGGATAAATGGAGAGCATTATGGGAACGTACAGAATTTAATACCAAACCAAAATATGATCCTTCCAGAATCCGTCGTACACGGGCCAAAGGTATATCAGGAATGGCCTGGGGACAGGGAGAGTTAATTGCTACCCCTGCTGCAGTGGCACGCATGGTTGCTGGTGTGGCCAATAAAGGGCAGTTGGTTCCCAATCGTTACGTACTAAAAATCAGTGATTCAGCAACATCAGTTAAACCATTTATTCGCATTGCCGGCAACCCAGAATACGCAGATTCAATTAGCCGTTATATGCTAAAGCAGAGTGAAAATAAGACCTATACGCTGGGCTTAAAAGTAGCTGGAAAAACGGGAACTCCGGAAAGGATATGGAAAGATGAGAAGATAAACGATGGCTGGTATACTTTTTTTGTACCCAAAGCAAATGGGAAAGGTCATATTGTAGTCTGTATCAGAATAGAATCTACCCGTGGGTCAAGTAAAGCTGTGAAGCTTGCCGGACAGCATGTAGTGCCTGCACTGCTGAAACTGGGTTATGTCGGGAAAGAAAAAGAGAAAATAAAAAAATAACAGCTGTATGTTTAATTTATTTAACAAAAGTAATCAGGAACCACCGCAA comes from the Pedobacter heparinus DSM 2366 genome and includes:
- a CDS encoding FtsW/RodA/SpoVE family cell cycle protein, producing MQTKTNPGRKAERIFLLLVTLVLGTLFLTLFYTQQHSFADVHKRLSDGTMVNLNDKAPGAKIRALLIKGYYFEDKKDINLVEDIVSKSFLLHKEPVDNIGELNKRKFFVAADEAFNKGGKNFKQRIITSRLLLGFTGADSLVYKQEQRKPQQLPAQKDFGKGNYDISGKITDTAGKAVAGVLVRLQMILPQDTAYTEDEVVNDFIAYLRTDANGNYSFLHLPDHKAYGVLPLKPGFQFGRSQGLQELDKSASFNFRQSPHSIKLFSTRDFKILKKEKSLIVRTPEVYNQWYWIIVLSFFAGFFLVHFLMSLKYPQADQLILPIVMLMTGISFLTLLSLQDPLRDRFLAKDSLIFFGMGIIGICILLSLKLRKFNVDSRWYRMFVVNNAFSKANGWQWAFVALCLLAFTIVFGTGPEGSGVKVNLFGIQPSEIVKYAIVLFLAGFFASNERFITEYSSWHKRWFFFSFALVAMVMAILMYLVLGDLGPAMVVCFTFIILFSFSRGDFMMMLTAIIIYVFSAWFLNIWIATLVTAVLVSVVMVVNKKTSESAIMIIMVMAAFLLIDQVPFLAKLIPGPVNRLTERKSIWQDPWNNEVYGGDQVANGIWAMASGGISGQGVGQGFAKTIPEAHTDMILPAIGEEFGWAGIVAIFVLFLIFLHRAIIIGRQTGMPFLFYMSAGVGISLFIQFLLIAGGSTGALPLSGVALPFVSYGGSSLVANMLAAGFLLSVSMVRGSDVQMAYMTKQQDKNLVPALLAASVAILLLTMTVSNYIIHNKKWVVQPALVADRSGSRMFSYNPRIPILMNKLAAGDLYDRNGRILATSKPENIRRQLLLLKESGISYNLDSAEHKRVDRYYPFEAQMFFWVGDNNTGIFNGSTNGYFAEYEHAAELRGFHTPVLSFNTHANKYQENRFLPRGVKEMTVSKRDYSALAPLLLTGINSAEVEEFKKRNRNVKLTLDASLQTTIQNTIAQDTAVNNSRVSVVIMEDITGDVLASAVYPLPQINNWELLNMSTTEQNKLAGWYTTADLGFTTATPPGSTAKVLTAMAAFNKLGPNAAKRVFTVTAAERIRTKGIEPDETGRINLERALVKSNNVYFIKLANEEHLQNEMADLYLKTGMFLRGVGGYYYGRDTSNMKQEDKWRALWERTEFNTKPKYDPSRIRRTRAKGISGMAWGQGELIATPAAVARMVAGVANKGQLVPNRYVLKISDSATSVKPFIRIAGNPEYADSISRYMLKQSENKTYTLGLKVAGKTGTPERIWKDEKINDGWYTFFVPKANGKGHIVVCIRIESTRGSSKAVKLAGQHVVPALLKLGYVGKEKEKIKK